The DNA window GGCAGATGCTGACGGCGTGAGTAGTCCTGCAGCAGGAAGTCGCCGATTTGTTTGGATGCCTCGGCCAGGTGCGGCGGCAGGACGTGCGCGGCGCGATACCCACACGCGCCCGGCCTTGGGTAATGCTCCACGGTCGCAAGGGCCAGGCCCTCGCGCGTGATTTCAAGCTCGATGTACAGCATGATTACTCCTGGTGCGCGAAAATCACCGCCTGCGCGTGGCGCAATTGCGCGAGCGTTGGCGTGGGCGACAGCAGATAGGTCATGAATACGGCTTGCACAATCTGCATGATCAGCAGCATGGGCAGCCAAAAGCGCAGGTTCTTTTCCATGTTCGATTCTCCGGGTTTAATGTTGCGTAGGGTTGGTCGGTTCGGGATTTTGCGCGGGCGCAACGCGGCGGCGGTCTTGGATTTCACCGAGCATGACATGGAATAAGGCGCGCTCCTTGGCCGTCAGCTTTTCACGAACAAATGAACGATCGGCATCCGACCAGAGCTCGATTTCATAATCACCCGATGCAGCGTGGGTGATTTGAAAATGGCGCGGAGTGCGCGGTGATGGCTTGCTGGCCTCGGTTTTGGCGATTTGCGCGGCGTGGGCGATGATGACGCGCTGCACAGCGGCGGGCGATGTCGCAAAATCACGATTGAACGTCGAGATAATGCCAACAAGCATGTCAAAATCGCGACCCAAGTCCGCAAGCAGGCCAGCGACCGCCTGGCGGTCGCCGTGCGCACTCTGCAAAAATCGGGAATAAATAGCCTGGGCGATTTGGAAGGTTTTATTAGGGGTTTGCATGGTGGTGCTCCTGGTTGGGGGTGTGACGCATGGAAGTTGGGCGCCTACCTACATTCAGGGGCAGGCGAAATGAAAGAAAAGACGGGCAGACGGGGAAGAAGTGTCAGGACAAAACCCAGTCGTCCCAGCCCTTGCACGGCGCAGGCGGTGCCATGCGGACGACCTTGGCACCCGGCGCGCGCAGGGCGGCGACCAGGCGGTCAGCCTGGTGATGGCCTGGGGTGTCGTTGTCCTGCGCCAGGGCGGCGGTCTCGATGCCGAGCTCGTCCACCAGCCAGGCCAGCATCTGCTGCTGGTGTTGGCCCGGGTCGCCGCCGGTGCTCACGACCCAGGCAGGTTTTGAGGCCTGGGCGAGCCGGGCGTGCAGCGCCAGGCCTTTGATGGCGCTTTCTGTCACAACCAGCACGCGGCTTTCAGTTACCGGCGGCAAAATCCAAAGGCCCTTTTTTCCCCTGCTGCCCTTTTTGCTGCGCGCGACATCGGTTTCACGAGGTCCGCGCAGCTCCGCCCACGTCACCGCTTGGTCTGGTTGAACATGAGGGAAAGCCAGATGCACAGCCCTGGGGTAGGGCGGATGGCCTGGCACATGCCCAGCCACGGCGCGCATGGCCAGCGCGTGCTTGATGGTGGATAGGGGAATGCCGCGCTGGCCATGCAGATAGTCGATTGCCCACGCTGGCGCTTCGCACAGCGCCAGCGGCTTGGGAGGCTCCACGGTTGCGGCGGCCGCCTGGGGTGCTGGCAGCGGCATGGAAGCCCGCGCAGGGGCCGCATGACCGCCTGCCAGAGCTTGGCGCAAGGCACGGCGAGCATGGCCGAGATTCGCGCCTTGGTTGATATGCTGGTGCAGCGCGAGCCAGTCTCCACCACCGCCAGCGCCGCGCTTGGTTGGGTGCCAGATCCAGCCGGTGCGCCCCCTGCAGACGGTGATCAGTTCATCTGATGAGGTGCGCCAATAGCTGTAGCCAGCGCCGCCATGCTGGCGCTGCGCGGCTTGGTCATGGGTCAGGCCAAGAATTTCGGCCACGGCCTGGGGTGGCAGTTGGCGCAGGGCGGTAAGTTCGGCGCGGTCGTGGGTGATGGTGGTGGTTTTCATAATTTGCAAATTCCTTCCCGTCTGCCCGTCTTTTTCTGTCCCTTGGTTTGGACGGATGGACGGATTGGACGGATGTTTGGTGGTTTTTCGGTCGGTACGCGCATATGGAGAGAAAACCTTCCAGTAAGCGTCCAATCCGTCCATCCGTCCACGGCATCAGGTGTCGGAGTTGGTTCTCAACCTGATGCCAAACCATCCGCGGTTTCCCTTCGCCTTTCCGGGAGTCAGATTCCGCTCCCTGAGGCGGTCTGCCAGGCTCTTGCTCGACATGGCGCGGTGCCCCATGCTCTCTGCCCACAGGCCGTAGGACTTGTAGAGGTCGGAAGTGCTGGTGAACCACTCGCTTTGCCTGTCGTCTGCCAGGTCTGAAGCTGCGTGCAGCAAGCAATGGTCTTCTAGCCACATCCCCAGCACGTCGCTGTTTTTTCTGTATTCCGCATTGGCAAGCACCAGTGCTCGGGGCAGCTCGCCGAGCCCTTGCTCCAGCCAAAGGTGGAAGCCTTTAACTGCCCAGGCAAGGATGCCCGGCAGCTCAGCGGCCAACTTGTCCAGCAGGCGCTTGTCCTGCCTGTCCTTGGGGATGGTCACAGGGAACGGCACCAACACCACCCTCCTCCAGATGCCGTGGTCTGACCCTGTGATCACGGGGCGATGGTTTGTCACGAGCACAACCTTGAAACGCGGCCTGTATGTGAAAAATTCACGGTGCAGGAATCGCGCGGTGATCTCATCTTCACCCGTCG is part of the Thiomonas sp. X19 genome and encodes:
- a CDS encoding ABC transporter substrate-binding protein — protein: MKTTTITHDRAELTALRQLPPQAVAEILGLTHDQAAQRQHGGAGYSYWRTSSDELITVCRGRTGWIWHPTKRGAGGGGDWLALHQHINQGANLGHARRALRQALAGGHAAPARASMPLPAPQAAAATVEPPKPLALCEAPAWAIDYLHGQRGIPLSTIKHALAMRAVAGHVPGHPPYPRAVHLAFPHVQPDQAVTWAELRGPRETDVARSKKGSRGKKGLWILPPVTESRVLVVTESAIKGLALHARLAQASKPAWVVSTGGDPGQHQQQMLAWLVDELGIETAALAQDNDTPGHHQADRLVAALRAPGAKVVRMAPPAPCKGWDDWVLS